In Brachypodium distachyon strain Bd21 chromosome 2, Brachypodium_distachyon_v3.0, whole genome shotgun sequence, one genomic interval encodes:
- the LOC100836636 gene encoding probable starch synthase 4, chloroplastic/amyloplastic, translated as MACASAAGVEATALLLPRARLAAASPVAAGHRLSLTPRRTRQRTSLRTAAQRPQKSTTGADPLNGANNVQREEAAVSTDKERQKKYDDGDGISNLQLEDLVGMIQNTEKNILLLNQARLQALEHADKILKEKEALQRKITILETRLSETDAQLKLSAEGNFDTEINDSPLVLEFDVLKEENMLLKEDIEFLKTKLIEVAETEESILKLEKERALLDASLRELESRFIAAQADTLKLGPRKYDTWWDKVEKLEDLLENTANQVEHAAMILDHNHDLQDKLDKLQASLRAATISKFSCDLVDLLQQKVKSVEERFQACNHEMHSQIELYEHSIVEFHETLSKLIEESEKRSLENFTGNMPSELWSRISLLIDGWLLEKKISYNDANMLREMAWKRDSRLREAYLSCRGTENGEVMDKFIKMALPGTSSGLHIAHIAAEMAPVAKVGGLADVISGLAKALQKKGHLVEIILPKYDCMQLDQVNNLKALDVLLQSYFEGSMFNNKIWTGTVEGLPVYFIEPQHPSKFFWRAQYYGEHDDFKRFSYFSRAALELLYQSGKKVDIIHCHDWQTAFVAPLYWDVYANLGFNSARICFTCHNFEYQGTAPARDLAWCGLDVEHLDRPDRMRDNSHGRINVVKGAIVYSNIVTTVSPTYALEVRSEGGRGLQDTLKVHSRKFLGILNGIDTDTWNPSTDRYLKVQYNANDLQGKAANKAALRKQLNLASAYPSQPLVGCITRLVPQKGVHLIRHAIYKTAELGGQFVLLGSSPVPHIQKEFEGIADHFQNNNNIRLILKYDDALSHCIYAASDMFIVPSIFEPCGLTQMIAMRYGSVPIVRKTGGLNDSVFDFDDETIPIEVRNGFTFVKADEQGLSSAMERAFNCYTRKPEVWKQLVQKDMMIDFSWDTSASQYEDIYQRAAARARAAA; from the exons ATGgcgtgcgcgtcggcggcgggcgtcgagGCGACCGCGCTCCTGCTCCCCCGTGCCCGCCTCGCCGCGGCGTCTCCAGTCGCCGCCGGGCATCGCCTCTCCCTGACGCCCCGCCGgactcgccaacgcaccagccTCAG GACTGCCGCGCAACGTCCTCAGAAGAGTACAACTGGCGCCGACCCACTTAATGGGGCTAATAATGTCCAGAGAGAGGAAGCGGCGGTTTCCACTGATAAAGAACGACAAAAG AAATACGACGATGGAGATGGCATATCAAACCTTCAACTGGAAGATTTGGTAGGAATGATACAGAACACAGAGAAGA ATATACTACTTTTGAATCAAGCTCGTCTTCAGGCATTGGAACATGCCGATAAAATTCTTAAAGAAAAGGAAGCCTTGCAGAGGAAGATAACCATTTTGGAGACAAGGTTGTCAGAAACAGATGCGCAACTCAAGCTTTCAGCTGAAGGGAATTTCGATACAGAGATTAATGACTCTCCACTAGTATTGGAGTTTGATGTTCTAAAGGAAGAGAATATGCTACTGAAGGAGGACATAGAGTTTCTTAAAACAAAGCTTATTGAGGTTGCTGAGACAGAGGAGAGTATACTCAAATTGGAGAAAGAACGTGCTCTTTTAGATGCTTCCCTTAGGGAGCTGGAGTCTAGGTTTATAGCTGCCCAGGCAGATACGTTGAAACTTGGTCCTCGGAAATATGATACCTGGTGGGATAAAGTAGAAAAATTGGAAGATTTGCTTGAGAACACAGCAAACCAAGTAGAGCATGCTGCTATGATATTGGACCACAATCATGATCTGCAGGACAAGCTTGACAAATTACAAGCGTCACTGCGAGCAGCAACTATATCAAAGTTCTCTTGTGATCTTGTTGATCTTTTGCAGCAAAAGGTAAAATCAGTAGAAGAACGCTTCCAAGCATGTAATCATGAAATGCATTCTCAAATTGAACTGTATGAACATTCAATAGTGGAATTTCATGAGACTCTTAGCAAACTAATAGAGGAAAGTGAGAAAAGATCACTGGAGAATTTCACAGGAAACATGCCTTCGGAATTATGGAGCAGAATTTCCCTTTTGATTGATGGGTGGTTactggaaaagaaaatatcctACAATGATGCAAATATGTTGCGAGAAATGGCTTGGAAAAGGGATAGTCGTCTTCGAGAAGCATACTTGTCATGCAGAGGTACAGAAAACGGGGAAGTTATGGACAAATTTATTAAGATGGCACTACCAGGAACCAG TTCTGGTTTGCACATTGCCCACATAGCAGCAGAGATGGCTCCTGTTGCAAAG GTTGGTGGCCTGGCAGATGTGATATCTGGTCTTGCGAAGGCACTTCAGAAAAAAGGGCATCTAGTAGAGATCATTCTTCCCAAATATGATTGCATGCAGCTTGACCAAGTTAACAATCTTAAG GCTTTAGATGTTCTTCTGCAGTCCTATTTCGAAGGAAGTATgttcaacaacaaaatatggACCGGGACTGTTGAAG GCCTTCCTGTCTATTTTATCGAGCCACAGCATCCATCAAAGTTCTTTTGGAGGGCGCAGTACTACGGAGAGCATGATGACTTTAAACGGTTTTCGTACTTCAGCCGTGCGGCACTAGAATTACTTTACCAATCCGGGAAGAAAGTTGATATAATCCACTGCCATGACTGGCAAACTGCATTTGTC GCACCTCTTTATTGGGATGTATATGCAAATCTGGGATTCAACTCAGCTAGAATTTGCTTCACCTGTCATAACTTTGAATATCAAGGAACTGCTCCAGCTCGTGATTTAGCATGGTGCGGCCTTGATGTTGAGCACCTAGATAGACCAGACAGGATGCGGGACAATTCACATGGAAGAATAAATGTTGTTAAG GGTGCAATTGTGTATTCCAACATCGTGACAACTGTATCACCAACATATGCACTTGAGGTTCGCTCAGAG GGAGGGCGTGGACTCCAAGATACACTTAAAGTACATTCCAGGAAATTTCTTGGGATACTTAATGGAATCGACACAGACACATGGAACCCTTCCACAGATAGGTATCTCAAGGTTCAATATAATGCTAATGATCTCCAGGGAAAGGCAGCAAACAAAGCAGCCCTTAGGAAGCAGCTAAATCTGGCTTCTGCATATCCTTCCCAGCCACTG GTTGGTTGCATCACAAGGCTAGTTCCTCAGAAGGGTGTACATCTGATCAGGCATGCAATATACAAAACAGCTGAATTAGGAGGACAGTTTGTCCTTCTGGGTTCAAGTCCCGTACCACACATTCAA AAAGAGTTTGAAGGTATTGCGGACCATTTTCAGAACAACAATAATATCCGGCTGATTTTGAAGTATGATGATGCTTTGTCTCACTGTATATATGCTGCTTCTGACATGTTCATTGTTCCGTCTATATTTGAGCCATGTGGCCTCACCCAG ATGATAGCCATGAGATATGGTTCTGTGCCCATCGTTCGAAAAACTGGTGGATTGAATGACAG TGTCTTTGACTTTGATGATGAAACAATACCTATAGAAGTGCGAAATGGCTTTACATTTGTCAAGGCTGATGAGCAG GGTTTGAGCAGTGCAATGGAAAGGGCATTCAACTGCTACACAAGAAAACCCGAGGTCTGGAAACAGTTAGTGCAGAAAGATATGATGATAGATTTCAGCTGGGACACTTCAGCTTCGCAGTACGAAGACATCTACCAAAGAGCAGCAGCTCGAGCGAGGGCAGCAGCGTGA
- the LOC100836948 gene encoding probable serine acetyltransferase 5 yields MPAGHPQPQAHEPNGDAGAGSGSASHSNHRSSPSAPHPLPAEVVPAFPPPESEDDETWVWTQIKAEARRDADAEPALASFLYATVLSHPSLPRSLSFHLANKLCSSTLLSTLLYDLFLASLTAHPSLRAAVVADLLAARARDPACVGFSHCLLNFKGFLAIQAHRVAHVLWAQNRRPLALALQSRVADVFAVDIHPAAVVGKAILLDHATGVVIGETAVVGDNVSILHHVTLGGTGKMVGDRHPKIGDGVLIGAGATILGNVMIGAGAKIGAGSVVLIDVPARSTAVGNPARLIGRRKGEGEKDEAMPGESMDHTSFIRQWSDYTI; encoded by the coding sequence ATGCCGGCCGGCCATCCGCAGCCGCAGGCGCACGAGCCCAacggcgacgccggcgccggcagcggcagcgcgagCCACTCCAACCACCGCTCATCCCCATCCGCGCCCCACCCGCTCCCGGCGGAGGTGGTGCCGGCGTTCCCGCCGCCGGAGTCGGAGGACGACGAGACCTGGGTGTGGACGCAGATCAAGGCGGAGGCCCGGCGCGACGCGGACGCGGAGCCGGCGCTGGCGTCCTTCCTCTACGCCACCGTGCTCTCCCACCCGTCCCTGCCACGCTCCCTCTCCTTCCACCTCGCCAACAAGCTCTGCTCCTCCACGCTCCTCTCCACGCTCCTCTACGACCTCTTCCTCGCCTCCCTCACCGCCCACCCctccctccgcgccgccgtcgtcgccgaccTCCTCGCGGCCCGCGCCCGGGACCCCGCCTGCGTCGGCTTCTCCCACTGCCTCCTCAActtcaagggcttcctcgccatccaggcgcaccgcgtcgcGCACGTGCTCTGGGCGCAGAaccgccgcccgctcgcgcTCGCGCTCCAGTCCCGCGTCGCCGATGTCTTCGCCGTCGACATCCACCCGGCGGCTGTCGTCGGCAAGGCCATCCTGCTCGACCACGCCACTGGCGTCGTCATCGGCGAGACGGCCGTCGTCGGCGACAACGTCTCCATCCTCCACCATGTCACGTTGGGCGGGACCGGGAAGATGGTGGGTGACCGGCACCCCAAGATTGGGGACGGGGTGCTGATTGGCGCCGGCGCGACCATTCTCGGCAACGTGATGATTGGTGCCGGGGCCAAGATTGGGGCCGGGTCCGTGGTGCTGATAGATGTGCCAGCGAGGAGCACGGCGGTGGGGAACCCTGCCAGGCTGATCGGACGGAGGAAGGGTGAGGGCGAGAAGGACGAGGCCATGCCCGGAGAGTCCATGGATCACACCTCCTTCATACGCCAGTGGTCCGACTACACGATCTGA